Proteins from one Streptomyces genisteinicus genomic window:
- a CDS encoding ATP-binding cassette domain-containing protein, translated as MDNVTAPSLRAVGLRRDFGERTAVHGLDLEVHPGEVYGLLGPNGSGKSTTVRMLTTMLRPSGGTAEVAGADIIRDPGTVRRRTGVVLQGSALDPRMSARELLRLQGRLQFLTARQARARCAELLAAFDAEEFADTPSGRLSGGQRRRVDLAVALVQRPDVLFLDEPTTGLDPASRRGLWDQIRALSATGVTVLLTTQYLDEADRLCDRIGILRAGRLIASAAPQALKAEIGDRILTLRFHDASAADRARELLAARGEQLRTAEAAPHAVSIRLTGPGADGQTLLALASAGLHADSLTVDEPSLEDVFLRLAFTPEGVHTA; from the coding sequence ATGGACAACGTCACCGCCCCATCCCTTCGCGCCGTCGGGCTCCGTCGTGACTTCGGCGAACGCACCGCGGTGCACGGGCTCGACCTCGAGGTGCATCCCGGTGAGGTGTACGGGCTGCTCGGGCCCAACGGTTCGGGCAAGAGCACCACCGTCCGGATGCTCACGACCATGCTCCGCCCCTCCGGGGGCACCGCCGAGGTCGCCGGGGCGGACATCATCCGTGACCCCGGAACGGTCCGCCGCCGTACCGGGGTGGTCCTCCAGGGCAGCGCCCTCGATCCGCGCATGTCCGCGCGCGAGCTGCTCCGCCTGCAGGGGCGGCTCCAGTTCCTCACCGCCCGGCAGGCCCGGGCGCGCTGCGCCGAGCTTCTCGCCGCTTTCGACGCCGAGGAGTTCGCGGACACCCCGTCCGGCAGGCTCAGCGGCGGGCAGCGCCGCCGGGTCGATCTCGCCGTAGCCCTCGTCCAGCGCCCGGACGTCCTCTTCCTGGACGAGCCCACGACAGGGCTCGACCCGGCCAGTCGCCGCGGCCTGTGGGACCAGATACGCGCACTGTCCGCCACCGGCGTGACCGTCCTGCTGACCACCCAGTACCTGGACGAGGCCGACCGGCTCTGCGACCGCATCGGCATCCTCCGGGCCGGACGCCTCATCGCCTCCGCCGCCCCGCAGGCCCTCAAGGCCGAGATCGGCGACCGGATCCTGACCCTGCGCTTCCACGACGCCTCTGCCGCCGACCGGGCCCGTGAGCTTCTGGCGGCCCGGGGCGAGCAGCTCCGTACCGCCGAAGCCGCCCCTCACGCGGTGAGCATCCGGCTCACAGGCCCCGGAGCCGACGGGCAGACGCTCCTCGCCCTGGCTTCCGCCGGACTGCACGCCGACTCCCTGACCGTCGACGAGCCCAGCCTGGAAGACGTCTTCCTCCGCCTGGCCTTCACCCCGGAAGGCGTCCACACCGCATGA
- a CDS encoding ABC transporter permease, which yields MSTITATVTGPAGRRTAAASWTALVPLTVRSLRSCLRTPALLVSPLLTSAFFMIIYEGQLSSVTAATAPGGRYIDVVLPLCLLTTAFTGGATAGHLLVSDIGSGYHARLWLTPVRRWTLVTAPVLAGVAVLAAQATALTALGLLLGLNPVSGMPALLALVGATVLLGTGFLLLAAAAGLHTGNSSAVGSVTLVFFPLSFFTATFVPRDQLGGWMARAADLNPLTPPLDAMRSLLTSPWTEQNLLPGTLVALAFLVVGAAAAHLALTRRTRTGV from the coding sequence ATGAGCACGATCACAGCCACCGTCACCGGCCCCGCGGGCCGACGCACCGCGGCAGCGTCATGGACGGCCCTGGTCCCGCTGACCGTCCGATCCCTCAGATCCTGTCTGCGTACACCCGCCCTGCTCGTCTCGCCGCTCCTCACCAGCGCCTTCTTCATGATCATCTACGAGGGTCAGCTGTCCTCGGTCACCGCCGCGACCGCCCCCGGCGGCCGCTACATCGACGTGGTCCTGCCCCTGTGCCTGCTCACCACCGCGTTCACCGGCGGCGCCACCGCGGGGCACCTGCTGGTGAGCGACATCGGCTCGGGCTATCACGCACGGCTCTGGCTCACCCCGGTCCGCCGCTGGACCCTGGTCACGGCCCCCGTCCTGGCCGGAGTCGCCGTCCTGGCGGCTCAGGCCACCGCGCTCACCGCACTCGGCCTGCTGCTCGGGCTGAACCCCGTCTCCGGGATGCCCGCCCTCCTTGCTCTCGTGGGCGCCACCGTCCTGCTCGGCACCGGATTCCTGCTGCTCGCCGCCGCGGCCGGCCTCCACACCGGCAACAGCTCGGCAGTCGGCTCCGTGACCCTCGTCTTCTTCCCGCTCTCGTTCTTCACCGCCACCTTCGTCCCGCGTGACCAGCTCGGCGGCTGGATGGCCCGCGCCGCCGACCTGAACCCGCTCACCCCGCCGCTGGACGCCATGCGCAGCCTGCTCACCTCACCGTGGACCGAGCAGAATCTGCTGCCGGGGACGCTCGTGGCTCTCGCCTTCCTGGTGGTGGGCGCTGCCGCGGCCCACCTCGCCCTGACCCGCCGTACCCGCACAGGAGTCTGA
- a CDS encoding TetR/AcrR family transcriptional regulator gives MPRQTDTRARARDEFALRLAEYGYLGVSLDDIAKAVDVKKASLYHHFPGGKPALFMEVADHYTKEASSLLQEALATPGTLYDRLFALAASYAHGTYNSALSNQIYYAIRHLEADQRATVSQAYVRGLIQPVTDLMAHAVATGELREADPGFLANAFMELAAIVHPPQDGLAPAAVDRLARDVVDLFLRGAGQDTS, from the coding sequence ATGCCCCGACAGACCGACACCCGAGCCCGTGCCCGCGACGAGTTCGCCCTACGGCTCGCCGAGTACGGCTACCTCGGCGTCTCCCTCGACGACATCGCCAAAGCCGTCGACGTGAAGAAGGCCAGCCTCTACCACCACTTCCCCGGCGGAAAGCCCGCCCTGTTCATGGAGGTGGCCGACCACTACACCAAGGAGGCCTCGTCCCTCCTCCAGGAGGCGCTCGCCACCCCGGGCACCCTGTACGACAGGCTCTTCGCGCTCGCCGCCTCCTACGCCCACGGCACCTACAACTCCGCGCTCAGCAACCAGATCTACTACGCCATCCGCCACCTCGAAGCAGACCAGCGCGCCACGGTCTCCCAGGCCTATGTGCGCGGACTCATCCAGCCCGTCACCGACCTCATGGCGCACGCCGTGGCCACGGGCGAACTGCGGGAAGCGGACCCCGGGTTTCTCGCGAACGCCTTCATGGAGCTCGCCGCCATCGTGCATCCCCCGCAGGACGGCCTCGCACCGGCAGCCGTCGACCGCCTGGCAAGGGACGTCGTCGACCTCTTCCTGCGAGGGGCCGGGCAGGACACCTCCTGA
- a CDS encoding dihydrofolate reductase family protein — protein MPELLVDFITSLDGYASGEGWPGFWGLEGPEYLAWLGEQPEVTYLMGANTYRLMSGFAAGEVPSGQDEFRPEEEASVDELTRASKVVFSSSLKEPLTWANSSLVRDNAVEAVRAMKSGGGGLLTTIGSLSLSRSLLQAGLVDRFRVVMFPVITGATGAERIYDGYPDVALEMTEHRTFDGSIQLVEYKPRVLDRPPLGVSG, from the coding sequence ATGCCGGAGCTTCTCGTCGACTTCATCACGTCCCTCGACGGCTACGCGTCGGGAGAGGGCTGGCCCGGGTTCTGGGGCCTCGAAGGCCCGGAATACCTCGCGTGGCTCGGAGAGCAGCCGGAGGTCACGTACCTGATGGGAGCGAACACCTACCGACTGATGTCGGGCTTCGCCGCGGGCGAGGTCCCGAGTGGCCAGGACGAGTTCAGGCCCGAGGAGGAGGCATCCGTCGACGAGCTCACACGGGCGTCGAAGGTGGTGTTCTCCTCCTCGCTGAAGGAGCCGCTGACGTGGGCGAACTCCTCGCTCGTCCGCGACAACGCCGTCGAGGCGGTCCGTGCCATGAAGTCGGGCGGCGGGGGGCTGCTCACCACGATCGGCAGCCTCAGTCTGAGCCGGTCGCTGCTGCAGGCGGGTCTCGTCGACCGCTTCCGGGTCGTGATGTTCCCGGTGATCACCGGGGCCACCGGGGCGGAGCGGATCTACGACGGATATCCGGACGTCGCCCTCGAGATGACCGAGCACCGCACCTTCGACGGCAGCATCCAGCTGGTCGAGTACAAGCCCCGCGTGCTCGACCGTCCGCCGCTCGGCGTGTCCGGCTGA
- a CDS encoding DUF6411 family protein, which translates to MMVVGIVGVCVVLAVLAFFVPRLSHHPQRGTQRGLGLGSRAGSKAPGVLGRVFSKPFRSSSKAVGRSGSAGRRARGRMPF; encoded by the coding sequence ATGATGGTTGTCGGTATCGTCGGCGTCTGTGTCGTCCTCGCCGTGCTCGCGTTCTTCGTGCCGCGGTTGTCCCACCACCCGCAGCGCGGCACCCAGCGCGGTCTCGGTCTCGGCTCCCGTGCGGGCAGCAAGGCACCCGGTGTGCTGGGCCGCGTGTTCAGCAAGCCGTTCCGCAGCAGTTCCAAGGCGGTCGGCCGCAGCGGCTCCGCCGGCCGGCGCGCCCGCGGCCGGATGCCTTTCTGA
- a CDS encoding DUF4394 domain-containing protein, which produces MRTRLAAGAAAATAALAASLFAPVTASADPAVPSPFAPQGRAAKGALVSVGLTTDQRLVGFRVDDPAATWSFGTVRGLRGDTKLVGIDFRVQNGKLYGVGDKGGVYTLDSDAGAVKVSQLTVALAGRHFGVDFNPAANRLRVISDTGQNLRHNIDDPAAPRTTTADGALTNPTTPPTTALGVTGAAYTNNDLNTATATTLFDIDTVNDRVSLQSPANAGTLAPTGNLGVDAGPSAGFDIYYKASTGENKGFAALRTSGRYRFYSVNALDGETVFRGTFPTGRQVVDIALPLDQN; this is translated from the coding sequence GTGCGTACTCGTCTCGCCGCGGGCGCTGCCGCCGCGACCGCCGCTCTCGCCGCATCGCTGTTCGCCCCCGTCACGGCGTCCGCCGACCCGGCCGTTCCCAGCCCGTTCGCACCCCAGGGCCGCGCGGCCAAGGGAGCTCTCGTGAGCGTGGGCCTCACCACCGACCAGCGACTGGTCGGCTTCCGCGTCGACGACCCGGCCGCCACGTGGAGCTTCGGCACGGTCCGCGGCCTGCGCGGCGACACGAAGCTCGTCGGCATCGACTTCCGGGTCCAGAACGGCAAGCTCTACGGCGTCGGCGACAAGGGCGGTGTCTACACGCTCGACAGCGACGCCGGGGCCGTCAAGGTCTCCCAGCTGACCGTCGCCCTCGCCGGCCGCCACTTCGGCGTCGACTTCAACCCCGCCGCCAACCGGCTGCGCGTCATCAGCGACACCGGGCAGAACCTGCGCCACAACATCGACGACCCGGCCGCCCCGCGCACCACCACCGCCGACGGCGCCCTCACCAACCCGACCACGCCGCCCACCACCGCACTCGGTGTCACCGGCGCCGCCTACACCAACAACGACCTCAACACCGCCACCGCGACCACGCTCTTCGACATCGACACGGTGAACGACCGCGTCTCGCTCCAGTCCCCGGCCAACGCCGGCACCCTCGCCCCCACCGGCAACCTCGGCGTCGACGCCGGCCCCTCGGCCGGCTTCGACATCTACTACAAGGCGTCCACCGGCGAGAACAAGGGCTTCGCCGCCCTCCGGACCTCAGGCCGCTACCGCTTCTACAGCGTCAACGCACTCGACGGCGAAACGGTCTTCCGCGGCACCTTCCCCACCGGCCGCCAGGTCGTCGACATCGCACTGCCCCTCGACCAGAACTGA
- a CDS encoding anti-sigma factor, translated as MTTAGEPHPDASGPQDPGPPHLAAAAYVLHALPPAEEAAFENHLAGCAQCRREVDEFRSTTLRMADAEALPAPPRLRARVLDAVARTPQDRIRPAPRARRTLRLALAASLAAAAALGGIAAWQHTRADDARQQAATAREEARSAGAALADVLTAPDATIHAATLADGASAAVVVSRRQGESAFTASDLPALTEGKVYELWYAAAAGDLRPAGLLPGGAEQTARVLDGPLGDAVAVGITVEPAGGSTQPTTKPLGIIPIDT; from the coding sequence ATGACGACCGCCGGCGAACCGCACCCGGACGCGTCCGGCCCCCAGGACCCGGGCCCCCCGCACCTCGCGGCCGCCGCTTACGTCCTGCACGCCCTGCCCCCGGCCGAGGAGGCCGCGTTCGAGAACCATCTGGCCGGCTGCGCACAGTGCCGCCGCGAGGTCGACGAGTTCCGGTCCACCACCCTGCGCATGGCGGACGCCGAGGCACTGCCCGCACCGCCCCGTCTGCGGGCCCGGGTCCTCGACGCCGTCGCCCGCACACCCCAGGACCGCATCCGCCCGGCCCCCCGCGCAAGGCGCACCCTGCGCCTCGCGCTCGCGGCGAGCCTCGCCGCCGCTGCCGCGCTCGGCGGCATCGCCGCCTGGCAGCACACGCGGGCCGACGACGCCCGGCAGCAGGCCGCCACCGCCCGCGAGGAGGCCCGCTCCGCCGGTGCCGCGCTCGCCGACGTCCTCACCGCACCCGACGCCACCATCCACGCCGCGACACTCGCCGACGGAGCCTCCGCGGCCGTCGTCGTCTCCCGCCGGCAGGGCGAGTCCGCGTTCACCGCCAGCGATCTGCCCGCACTCACCGAGGGCAAGGTCTACGAACTCTGGTACGCGGCCGCGGCGGGCGACCTGCGCCCCGCGGGGCTGCTCCCCGGCGGCGCCGAGCAGACAGCCCGTGTACTGGACGGCCCCCTCGGAGACGCCGTCGCCGTCGGCATCACCGTCGAGCCCGCAGGCGGATCCACCCAGCCCACCACGAAGCCCCTCGGCATCATCCCCATCGACACCTGA
- the sigK gene encoding ECF RNA polymerase sigma factor SigK, with product MPDVPAAGEHVDALLSRAAAGDHAAFTGVYDALCDAVMGLACRILRDAAQAEEVTQDVMIEVWRTADRFHPERGSARAWVLTLAHRRTVDRVRAAQASADREQRAFGLSPDRAFDEVAEAVEDHDERRRLHRCLGRLERPQRVPLVLAYYQGMTYLEVAASLSTPEGTVKSRMRKGLKQLRACLDGRS from the coding sequence TTGCCGGACGTACCAGCCGCAGGCGAGCACGTCGACGCTCTCCTGTCCCGCGCGGCCGCGGGGGACCACGCGGCCTTCACCGGCGTCTACGACGCGCTGTGCGACGCGGTCATGGGGCTGGCGTGCCGGATCCTGCGGGACGCCGCGCAGGCCGAGGAGGTCACACAGGACGTGATGATCGAGGTGTGGCGCACCGCCGACCGCTTCCACCCCGAACGCGGCTCCGCCAGGGCCTGGGTCCTCACCCTCGCCCACCGCCGCACCGTCGACCGGGTCCGCGCCGCCCAGGCGAGCGCCGACCGCGAGCAGCGGGCCTTCGGCCTCAGCCCCGACCGGGCCTTCGACGAGGTCGCGGAAGCCGTCGAGGACCACGACGAGCGCAGACGGCTGCACCGCTGCCTCGGCCGGCTGGAGCGGCCGCAGCGCGTCCCGCTCGTCCTCGCCTACTACCAGGGCATGACCTACCTCGAAGTCGCCGCATCGCTGTCCACCCCCGAAGGCACGGTGAAGTCCCGTATGCGCAAGGGCCTCAAGCAGCTGCGCGCCTGTCTGGACGGCCGCTCATGA
- a CDS encoding ATP-binding protein, producing the protein MTITAAAPDTNRHSVTLPCGLRSPAAARRITARWLAESDCGTRADDAVVIVSELVTNAVRHTRGPCVLTLGVRAGVLSIDVADDSEVIPELHRRAAGGERGGFGLDIVRRLGGAVTVVPRLGGKTVHVALALGDPALGHPGGGAPERS; encoded by the coding sequence ATGACGATCACCGCCGCAGCACCGGACACCAACCGCCATTCCGTCACTCTGCCGTGCGGCTTGCGCAGCCCGGCCGCCGCCCGCCGGATCACGGCCCGATGGCTGGCGGAGTCCGACTGCGGCACACGAGCCGACGACGCGGTCGTCATCGTCTCGGAGCTGGTCACCAACGCCGTCCGCCACACCCGCGGTCCGTGCGTGCTGACCCTCGGCGTACGGGCCGGCGTGCTCAGCATCGACGTCGCCGACGACAGCGAGGTGATCCCCGAGCTCCACCGGCGCGCGGCAGGCGGCGAGCGCGGGGGCTTCGGACTGGACATCGTCCGGCGACTCGGCGGAGCCGTCACCGTGGTGCCTCGGCTCGGCGGCAAGACGGTGCACGTCGCACTGGCCCTCGGCGACCCGGCCCTCGGCCACCCGGGCGGCGGCGCCCCGGAGCGGTCGTGA
- a CDS encoding MFS transporter: MGETEGKSAPSGADLSDDEQLPDDAPSSPFRRRDFSLFWAAGAVDGLGTCASSLFLPLILLGAGHSSGLAGLVASVALVSGLVVSPVAGVFADRLPRKPMMYTAALVAAGATGTVFVAVALGHVVLVHILVAAVVEQAASAVYGAAASGTIRRLVPPAEYSRAIGWLQARDQAVQIVGPTLGGVLYQMARWVPLLADAVSFLLVAVLSRAIRADLTPERDGSAPSFTRELAEGMRFVWAEPFLRFVVVWTAGINALLGALYFHAVFASHAEGASPSSIGLVLTLAGVGGLLGALAAPWLVRRVPATLIVTGASWAMVPAAAGLAFTSRTWAYGLLLSGVSLIVPSVAVVLQTRAVLVTPDRLLARMGTVLGTAGQGVAVLAPVLAGVLVAAYGGRAVALGCAGAFAGLAVYATARSPLVVREAP; encoded by the coding sequence ATGGGCGAGACCGAGGGGAAATCCGCGCCTTCCGGCGCTGATTTATCAGATGACGAGCAATTACCGGACGACGCGCCTTCCTCCCCTTTCCGAAGACGGGACTTCTCGCTCTTCTGGGCGGCGGGTGCCGTCGACGGTCTCGGGACCTGTGCGTCCTCCCTCTTCCTTCCGCTGATCCTGCTGGGCGCGGGGCACTCGTCCGGGCTCGCCGGCCTCGTCGCCTCGGTGGCGCTGGTCAGCGGCCTCGTCGTCTCGCCGGTCGCGGGTGTGTTCGCCGACCGGCTGCCGCGCAAGCCGATGATGTACACGGCGGCGCTGGTCGCCGCGGGGGCCACCGGTACGGTGTTCGTGGCCGTCGCGCTCGGCCATGTCGTCCTCGTCCACATCCTCGTCGCGGCCGTCGTCGAGCAGGCGGCGAGCGCCGTCTACGGGGCTGCCGCCTCCGGGACGATCCGGCGGCTCGTGCCTCCCGCGGAGTACTCCCGGGCGATCGGCTGGCTCCAGGCCCGGGACCAGGCGGTGCAGATCGTCGGGCCGACGCTCGGCGGTGTGCTCTACCAGATGGCCCGGTGGGTGCCGCTGCTCGCGGACGCCGTGTCGTTCCTCCTGGTGGCCGTGTTGAGCAGGGCGATCCGCGCGGATCTCACGCCCGAACGGGACGGCAGTGCCCCCTCCTTCACCCGAGAGCTCGCCGAAGGCATGCGCTTCGTGTGGGCGGAGCCGTTCCTGCGCTTCGTGGTCGTGTGGACCGCCGGGATCAACGCACTGCTGGGAGCGCTGTACTTCCACGCGGTCTTCGCCTCGCACGCCGAGGGCGCCAGCCCCTCCTCGATCGGTCTCGTCCTCACCCTCGCGGGCGTCGGCGGACTGCTGGGCGCGCTCGCCGCTCCGTGGCTGGTGCGGCGGGTGCCGGCGACGCTGATCGTCACGGGCGCCTCGTGGGCCATGGTGCCGGCGGCGGCCGGGCTCGCCTTCACCTCCCGGACCTGGGCGTACGGGCTGCTGCTGAGCGGTGTGTCGCTGATCGTGCCGTCGGTGGCGGTGGTGCTCCAGACCCGGGCGGTGCTGGTGACCCCCGACCGTCTGCTGGCCCGGATGGGCACGGTGCTGGGGACCGCCGGCCAGGGTGTCGCGGTGCTCGCCCCCGTGCTGGCCGGGGTCCTGGTGGCGGCGTACGGGGGGCGCGCGGTGGCGCTGGGCTGCGCGGGCGCGTTCGCCGGGCTGGCCGTGTACGCGACGGCCAGGTCCCCGCTCGTCGTCCGGGAGGCGCCGTGA
- a CDS encoding S9 family peptidase: MTPPSPKTAARTYGVYRPVLPVTSPRNPDRMVYTGDADGRCEIFTWDRSTGVGRQLTDRPHGTLLCAVDSDEAVWWFDEDRGGSGCWRVQDFDGGPDRTALAGVPPGRYAGLALTERGTVAVGIRGSEGFGVHMGRRGGRGTPVMRTTDPATLCDLAPDGSLLAVSGPAHSARAVTLLAPDGTTTAVLSGAAERTWAFGFAPALASYSGPGYPSAASGRPLLLVMRERAGRYHLGVWTPGGGLELLPWCTFDTETTARWYPGPGSARVLLRQDRHGRSRLFTADLDRGELTSVPTPEGSILAASPAAGGDVHYIWTDAVTVPRAMSLSGAPLPGQSQWRLPRFGARRDLWTPGPDGPVHTFVTTPADRPAPHPLVLLVHGGPADHDRDAYDPMVQALVGSGYAVARVNYRGSTGYGPRWRSAWSEGVGHTQVADLVRVRADLLERGIGRPGAVGLCGTSWGGYLTLLAMGTRPGLWDVGVAVKPLADCATAFRHSTPALQALDASLFGGTPDEVPEAYAHASPSSYAAAIRSPLLVVAARRDAKCPPEQIEAYLAVLRAGGVPHEVMWLDSGHDGYDGADHLAVIRRSLRFLGGGLPPAPDQAEPPPPPERR, from the coding sequence GTGACACCGCCCTCGCCGAAGACGGCAGCGCGCACGTACGGCGTCTACCGCCCGGTGCTGCCCGTGACCAGTCCCCGCAATCCCGACCGGATGGTGTACACGGGGGACGCCGACGGCCGGTGCGAGATCTTCACCTGGGACCGGTCCACGGGCGTCGGACGGCAGTTGACGGACCGTCCGCACGGCACGCTGCTCTGCGCCGTCGACAGCGACGAGGCGGTGTGGTGGTTCGACGAGGACCGCGGCGGCAGCGGCTGCTGGCGTGTGCAGGACTTCGACGGCGGGCCGGACCGCACCGCGCTGGCCGGGGTGCCGCCGGGGCGGTACGCCGGACTGGCACTGACGGAACGCGGCACGGTGGCCGTCGGGATCCGCGGCTCCGAGGGGTTCGGCGTGCACATGGGGCGGCGCGGCGGCCGGGGCACCCCCGTGATGCGCACGACGGACCCGGCCACCCTGTGCGACCTGGCACCGGACGGCTCGCTGCTGGCGGTGTCCGGCCCCGCGCACTCCGCCCGCGCCGTGACGCTGCTGGCCCCGGACGGGACCACCACCGCGGTGCTCTCCGGCGCGGCGGAACGCACCTGGGCGTTCGGCTTCGCGCCGGCGCTCGCGTCGTACTCCGGTCCCGGGTACCCCTCGGCGGCGTCCGGCCGCCCGCTGCTGCTGGTCATGCGCGAGCGGGCCGGCCGCTACCACCTGGGCGTCTGGACCCCCGGTGGCGGACTGGAGCTGCTGCCCTGGTGCACCTTCGACACCGAGACGACCGCCCGCTGGTACCCGGGGCCGGGGAGCGCGCGGGTGCTGCTGCGGCAGGACCGGCACGGCCGCAGCAGGCTCTTCACCGCCGACCTGGACCGCGGGGAGCTGACCTCGGTGCCCACGCCCGAGGGCAGCATCCTGGCCGCGTCGCCCGCCGCCGGCGGCGACGTGCACTACATCTGGACCGACGCGGTGACCGTGCCCCGCGCGATGTCGCTGTCGGGTGCGCCGCTGCCCGGGCAGAGCCAGTGGCGGCTCCCCCGGTTCGGCGCCCGCCGGGACCTGTGGACCCCGGGGCCCGACGGCCCGGTGCACACCTTCGTCACCACGCCCGCGGACCGCCCGGCGCCGCACCCGCTGGTCCTCCTCGTGCACGGCGGCCCGGCCGACCACGACCGCGACGCCTACGACCCGATGGTGCAGGCCCTCGTCGGGTCGGGGTACGCCGTGGCCCGCGTCAACTACCGGGGCTCGACGGGCTACGGGCCGCGCTGGCGCTCCGCCTGGTCCGAGGGCGTCGGCCACACCCAGGTCGCCGATCTGGTGCGGGTCCGGGCCGATCTGCTGGAGCGGGGCATCGGCCGCCCGGGAGCCGTCGGCCTGTGCGGCACCTCGTGGGGCGGCTACCTGACGCTGCTGGCGATGGGAACGCGTCCCGGCCTGTGGGACGTCGGGGTGGCCGTCAAGCCGCTCGCCGACTGCGCCACCGCCTTCCGGCACTCCACGCCCGCCCTCCAGGCGCTGGACGCCTCGCTGTTCGGCGGAACCCCGGACGAGGTGCCGGAGGCCTACGCCCACGCCTCACCGTCCTCGTACGCCGCGGCCATCCGGTCGCCCCTGCTGGTCGTCGCGGCTCGGCGGGACGCCAAGTGTCCGCCGGAGCAGATCGAGGCGTACCTGGCGGTGCTGCGCGCCGGCGGTGTCCCCCACGAGGTGATGTGGCTGGACTCGGGCCACGACGGCTACGACGGAGCCGACCACCTGGCCGTCATACGGCGGTCGTTGCGATTTCTCGGCGGCGGGCTGCCTCCGGCGCCCGATCAGGCCGAGCCGCCCCCACCCCCGGAGAGGAGGTGA